In Mustelus asterias chromosome 20, sMusAst1.hap1.1, whole genome shotgun sequence, a single genomic region encodes these proteins:
- the oser1 gene encoding oxidative stress-responsive serine-rich protein 1, translated as MESESKGGEDDESLQMAFKKLKVDSERAAPASVRINTETTTSRTSVRSSPEGAKPRTTCASKESWHGSTRKPARGAIRTQRRRRSKSPILHPPKFTYCSSAAPAASCQVKHSNQTEAYQGLAVQPPKECCKVGQPEAVFGAKVPTVFSLESSSSEESAGGNSTEPHSSSPLESPKLVAAAALESSQMSKPTSDFQSLSKLHQTDPCHCSQKEKECCCKRWQDVEVYSFTGLRSVISECEIAATEASRHTSPRRRTQTGSGVSGSPRSCSEEARTFVEDITIEDLSGYMEYYLYIPKKMSHMAEMMYT; from the exons ATGGAATCGGAGAGCAAAGGTGGTGAGGATGATGAGAGCCTGCAGATGGCATTCAAAAAACTTAAAGTGGACTCTGAACG TGCTGCACCTGCATCAGTCCGCATAAATACCGAAACGACAACTTCAAGGACATCCGTGCGAAGCAGTCCCGAAGGAGCTAAACCTAGGACAACATGTGCTTCCAAAGAAAGCTGGCATGG TTCTACCAGGAAACCAGCACGGGGTGCCATCAGAACACAGCGAAGACGACGTTCAAAATCACCAATTCTTCATCCTCCTAAATTTACCTATTGTAGTTCTGCAGCTCCTGCAGCTAGCTGTCAGGTGAAACACAGCAACCAAACAGAGGCTTACCAGGGTCTTGCCGTCCAACCTCCAAAAGAGTGCTGCAAAGTCGGACAGCCAGAAGCTGTGTTCGGTGCTAAAGTTCCCACCGTCTTCTCACTGGAATCGTCATCATCAGAAGAGTCTGCTGGTGGAAACAGCACTGAACCTCACAGCAGCTCCCCACTGGAATCTCCGAAACTGGTGGCGGCAGCAGCCTTGGAGTCGAGCCAGATGTCCAAGCCCACCTCTGATTTCCAATCCCTCTCGAAGCTTCACCAGACCGACCCATGTCACTGCTCACAGAAGGAGAAGGAGTGCTGCTGCAAGCGATGGCAAGACGTTGAGGTGTACTCCTTCACCGGGCTCCGCAGCGTCATATCGGAGTGCGAAATAGCCGCAACCGAGGCCAGCCGCCACACATCACCTCGCAGAAGAACTCAGACGGGCTCCGGGGTCTCTGGTTCCCCACGTTCCTGCTCCGAGGAAGCCAGGACATTTGTCGAAGACATCACAATCGAAGACCTTTCGGGATATATGGAATATTACCTGTACATCCCAAAGAAAATGTCACACATGGCAGAAATGATGTACACTTAA